Genomic window (Streptomyces sp. NBC_01431):
CTCGTCGTCCAGGTCGACGTCGTCGAAGACGAGCGCCTTGTGTTCGTTCAGGGCGGCGCGCAGGGCGGTGACGCTCTCCGCGTCGAGCGGCTTGGCGATGTCGACGCCGGACACCTGGGCGCCGATGTGTGCGGTGACCTTGCGGATCTCTATGCCGGACATGTTGGGGGCCTTTCAGACTCGGGTGAGGGTCGGGGAGGTGGTGTGCTGGTTGGCGGGGCGCGGGAGGCCGTAGCGGTCGCGCAGGGTGCCTCGCGGTCCGTACTGGGTACGGAACAGGCCGCGGGCGCGCAGGATCGGCACGACGTGGTCGACGAAGAGCCCGAGGCCGGACGGCAGGACGGCCGGCATGATGTTGAAGCCGTCGGCGGCGCCCAGGCTGAACCAGTTCTCGATCGCGTCGGCCACCTGCTCGGGCGTGCCGGCGAAGGTGAGATGACCGCGTCCGCCGCCGAGGCGGCCGATGAGTTCGCGGACGGTGAGCCGCTGGCGCCGGGCGAGTTCCACGACGAGGGTGTAGCGGCTCTTGGCCCCCTCGATGTCGCTCTCCGGCGGCAGATCGGCGGGCAGTCGGGCGTCGAGTTCGAGGATGCCCGGTTCCAGGTTCAGCAGGTGTTCGAGCCGGTGGAGGCCGTGCTCGTGGACGATGTGGTCCTCCAGGACCTGCTCGTGTGCGCGTGCCTCGGCCTCGGTGGAGCCGATGACCGGGACGATGCCGGGCAGGATCTTGAGGTGGTCGGGGTCCCGGCCGGCGGCACGCGCCCGGGACTTGAGGTCGGCGTAGAAGTTCTGCGCGTCCCCCAACGTCTGCTGCGCGGTGAACACCGCTTCGGCGTACCGGGCCGCGAACTTCTTGCCGTCCTGCGAGGAGCCCGCCTGCACGAGGAGCGGGTAACCCTGCGGGCTGCGGGGGACATTGAGTGCGCCTTCGACGCTGAAGTATGTGCCCTTGTGGCGCGGCGGGTGGACCTTGCGCTCGTCGCCCCAGACCCCTGCCGCCTTGTCCGCGACGACCACGTCGTCCTCCCAGCTGTCCCAGAGCTTGAGCGCCACGTCCAGGAACTCGGCGGCACGCTCGTACCGAGTGGTATGGGTCGGCTCGTCGTCGAGCCCGAAGTTGCGGGCAGCCTCGGCGCCGGCGGTGGTGACGATGTTCCAGCCCGCCCGGCCGCCGCTGATGTGATCGAGGGAGGCGAAGCGTCGGGCCAAGTTGTAGGGCGAGTTGTACGAGGTGGAGGCGGTGGCGATGAGACCGATGTGCTCGGTGGCCAACGCCAGCGCGGTCAGCAGGGTGAGCGGTTCGAGCACGCCGGCCGGGCGCTGGCCGACGTTGCTGAAGAGGACGGGGCCGTCGGCGAGGAAGAGCGAGTCGAAGGTGCCGTGTTCGGCAATGAGGGCGAGATCGCGGTAGTGGTCGAGGTCGACACTCGCGTACGGGTCGCTCTCGGGCAGCCGCCAGGATGCCTCGTGGTGCCCGGTGCTCATGAGGAAGGCGTTGAGATGAAGTTGGCGCCGGGTCACTGAGGGTCCTCCTGGTGTTCTGCGTGCTCTTGGTGTGCTGTTACGCCGAGGGCGGTGAGCAGCCGATCCCTGTACTCGCCGAGCAACGGGTCTCGGTACGAGCGAGGGTGCGGGCGCTCGATGGTCAGGTCGAGGCCGATGCGGCCCCGATCGAGCACGAGGACCCGGTCGGCGAGGACGATCGCCTCGTCCACGTCGTGTGTGACGAGCAGGACGGAGGGTCGGTGGCGCTGCCACAGCTCGCGCAGAAGTGCGTGCATTCGGATCCGGGTCAGCGCGTCCAGGGCGCCGAACGGCTCGTCGGCCAGGAGGAGTTCGGGCTCCCGCACGAGGGAGCGGGCGAGCGCGGCGCGCTGGGCCTCGCCGCCGGACAGCTCGTTGGGCCAGGCTCTCTCGCGCCCGGCGAGCCCCACCTCGGCGAGGGCGGCGCGCCCGCGTTCGGCGGCTTCCTTGCCGTCCGTCCCAAGGAGTACGTTGTCGAGGACGCGGCGCCAGGGCAGCAGCCGGGAGTCTTGGAAGACCACGGACACCCGTTCCGGGGCGGCCAGTTCACCGCTGCCGGTGACCCGGTGATCGAGCCCGGCAATGGCGCGAAGGAGCGTGCTCTTGCCGGAGCCGCTGTGCCCGAGCAGGGCCGTGAACTGCCCGGCCGGGATGTCGAGGTCGATGCCGTCGAGGACCGTAAGGCCGTCGAAAGAACGGGTCAGTCCGGCGAGGCGGACCGTCGGGGACCCGCCCGCGGTCAGTTGCTCAGTGTGCGTCGCCACGACAGTACCCTCCGTTCGACGATGCGGACCGCGCTGTCGGAGATGAGGCCGAACACGCCGTAGATGAGCAGGCCGACGAGGATGATGTCGGTGCGGCCGTAGTTCTGGGCCTGGAACATCAGGTAGCCGAGGCCACTGGTGGCGTTGATCTGTTCCAGGACCACCAGGGAGAGCCAGGAGCCAGTCACGCCGAGCCGCAGGCCCACGAAGAAGCCGGGCAGCGCTCCGGGGATGACGATCTGCTGGATGAAGCGAGCCCTGGACAGGCCCTGGACATCGGCGAGTTCGACGAATCGTCGGTCGATCCCGGACAGCGCGGCGTGCAGGTTCAGATAGACCGGGACGTAGACGACGATGGCGATGATCGCGACCTTGAAGGTCTCGCCGATGCCGAGCCAGAGGATGAACAGCGGGATCAGACCGAGGGTCGGGATCGCCCGGTTGAGCTGGACCGTTCCGTCGATCAGCGCCTCGCCGACCCGGCTGAGTCCGGCCGCGAGCGCGAGGACCACACCGGCGGTCAGCCCGAGGGCGAACCCGTATCCGGCGCGTTCGAGCGAGGTGAGCACGTCGGTGGACAACGTGCC
Coding sequences:
- a CDS encoding LLM class flavin-dependent oxidoreductase — its product is MTRRQLHLNAFLMSTGHHEASWRLPESDPYASVDLDHYRDLALIAEHGTFDSLFLADGPVLFSNVGQRPAGVLEPLTLLTALALATEHIGLIATASTSYNSPYNLARRFASLDHISGGRAGWNIVTTAGAEAARNFGLDDEPTHTTRYERAAEFLDVALKLWDSWEDDVVVADKAAGVWGDERKVHPPRHKGTYFSVEGALNVPRSPQGYPLLVQAGSSQDGKKFAARYAEAVFTAQQTLGDAQNFYADLKSRARAAGRDPDHLKILPGIVPVIGSTEAEARAHEQVLEDHIVHEHGLHRLEHLLNLEPGILELDARLPADLPPESDIEGAKSRYTLVVELARRQRLTVRELIGRLGGGRGHLTFAGTPEQVADAIENWFSLGAADGFNIMPAVLPSGLGLFVDHVVPILRARGLFRTQYGPRGTLRDRYGLPRPANQHTTSPTLTRV
- a CDS encoding ABC transporter ATP-binding protein gives rise to the protein MATHTEQLTAGGSPTVRLAGLTRSFDGLTVLDGIDLDIPAGQFTALLGHSGSGKSTLLRAIAGLDHRVTGSGELAAPERVSVVFQDSRLLPWRRVLDNVLLGTDGKEAAERGRAALAEVGLAGRERAWPNELSGGEAQRAALARSLVREPELLLADEPFGALDALTRIRMHALLRELWQRHRPSVLLVTHDVDEAIVLADRVLVLDRGRIGLDLTIERPHPRSYRDPLLGEYRDRLLTALGVTAHQEHAEHQEDPQ
- a CDS encoding ABC transporter permease; protein product: MTTTATTPVVPTPAEQAPPVPRTRSRALAPGKRLPASRLIGPGLVLALWAGASAAGQLDPAAIPAPWTVLGTAGRLWSEGTLSTDVLTSLERAGYGFALGLTAGVVLALAAGLSRVGEALIDGTVQLNRAIPTLGLIPLFILWLGIGETFKVAIIAIVVYVPVYLNLHAALSGIDRRFVELADVQGLSRARFIQQIVIPGALPGFFVGLRLGVTGSWLSLVVLEQINATSGLGYLMFQAQNYGRTDIILVGLLIYGVFGLISDSAVRIVERRVLSWRRTLSN